The candidate division WOR-3 bacterium genome includes the window CGTTATAATTGCTCCGAATGATGAACCCAAATGATACGATAGTCGCTTGTACAACTCCATCTGGCTACTCGAGTGTAGCTGTAATCAGACTTAGCGGCGTTCAGGCGATCCCCCTCCTGCAGAAAATATTCAAACCCACACTGTTGACGGGTGAATACACATCCCATCATGTCTATCACGGCCATGTTATTGATCCCGATACCGGCGATAACGTCGATACTGCTCTTGCAGTACCTTTCAAAGCCCCCAATTCCTATACCGGTGAAGATGTGGTAGAGATTTCTTGCCATGGTAATCCATTGATCGTGGATAGGATTGTAAGGACTTTGAACGAACTCGGTGCGAGAACCGCACGGCGGGGAGAATTCACAAGACGTGCTTTGATCAGCGGGAAGATCGATCTAATACAGGCCGAAGCCGTTCTCGATACAGTGAATGCATCGTGTGACCAGGCACGAAGACTGGCCGTGTTGCAGTACGAGGGAAAGTTGTCGGAAAAGATATACGACATGCGTTCTAAGGTCATTGATTCATTATTCCTGGTCGAAGCTGAGATCGATTTTCCTGAAGAGGAAGATGTCAGATATGACCCTGCCGGAATAAAAAATAATCTCGATGCGATAGTAGATGAGATCGATGAGTTGCTCAAGGGAGCATCGGTCGGAATCAAGATCAAATCCGGATACCGCATTCTGATCACTGGAAGAGCCAATGTTGGTAAATCGACGTTGTTTAACCGGCTCGTCGGGCATGAACGCGCAATCGTGCATGAGAAACCCGGTACGACTCGAGATTTTATTGAAGAAGACGTGCAAATGGGGGACATCCAC containing:
- the mnmE gene encoding tRNA uridine-5-carboxymethylaminomethyl(34) synthesis GTPase MnmE; this translates as MMNPNDTIVACTTPSGYSSVAVIRLSGVQAIPLLQKIFKPTLLTGEYTSHHVYHGHVIDPDTGDNVDTALAVPFKAPNSYTGEDVVEISCHGNPLIVDRIVRTLNELGARTARRGEFTRRALISGKIDLIQAEAVLDTVNASCDQARRLAVLQYEGKLSEKIYDMRSKVIDSLFLVEAEIDFPEEEDVRYDPAGIKNNLDAIVDEIDELLKGASVGIKIKSGYRILITGRANVGKSTLFNRLVGHERAIVHEKPGTTRDFIEEDVQMGDIHALLYDTAGILSKATGPDKIAQQRTKALIYDADLILMMFDGSEPMNEEDIFLYNLVKHKIKLLLVNKIDLNVRLSNESILSDSIKISARTGKNINLLQDAVRSTLLPEASKEDVLITRHRHIDALTRARRCLVEGKNAPTIETMAYEMHCALNEIGELTGQTLRKEILDRIFEEFCVGK